A single genomic interval of Burkholderia cepacia ATCC 25416 harbors:
- a CDS encoding ABC transporter substrate-binding protein: protein MRPILRTLAVAASLSCALAAHPALADDGGKITIMVGGIAKLIYLPARLTQELGYFKDEGLDVELLSQPAGVDAENELLAGAVQGVVGFYDHTIDLQSKGKDVKAIAVFGQVPGEVEMVSTKAAPTFKSMADSKGKTLGVTGLGSSTSFLTQYLALQHGVPSTQYTMLPVGADASFIAAIKQGRIDAGMTTEPTVSALEKMGDAKVLVDLRTLEGTRAALGGTYPAASLYVQSAWADSHKAQATRLAHAFAKTMQFIHTHSAEEIAAKMPADYQKDKGLYVSALKASLPMYTADGRMPADGPATVLKVLSAFNPSVKGKHIDLARTYTNDFVNAK from the coding sequence ATGCGACCCATCCTGCGCACCCTCGCCGTGGCAGCCAGCCTGAGCTGCGCGCTTGCCGCCCACCCCGCCCTCGCCGACGACGGCGGCAAGATCACGATCATGGTCGGCGGGATCGCGAAGCTCATCTACCTGCCCGCGCGGCTCACGCAGGAACTCGGCTACTTCAAGGACGAAGGGCTCGACGTCGAGCTGCTGTCGCAGCCGGCCGGCGTCGACGCGGAAAACGAGCTGCTCGCGGGCGCCGTGCAGGGCGTCGTCGGCTTCTACGACCACACGATCGACCTGCAGAGCAAGGGCAAGGACGTGAAGGCGATCGCCGTGTTCGGCCAGGTGCCGGGCGAAGTCGAGATGGTGTCGACCAAGGCCGCGCCGACCTTCAAGTCGATGGCCGATTCGAAGGGCAAGACGCTCGGCGTGACGGGCCTCGGCTCGTCGACCAGCTTCCTCACGCAATATCTCGCGCTGCAGCACGGCGTGCCGTCGACGCAGTACACGATGCTGCCGGTCGGCGCCGACGCGAGCTTCATCGCCGCGATCAAGCAGGGCCGCATCGACGCCGGCATGACGACCGAGCCGACGGTATCCGCGCTCGAGAAGATGGGCGACGCGAAGGTGCTGGTCGACCTGCGCACGCTGGAAGGCACGCGCGCGGCGCTCGGCGGCACCTACCCGGCCGCGAGCCTGTACGTGCAGTCGGCCTGGGCCGATTCGCACAAGGCGCAGGCGACCAGGCTGGCGCATGCGTTCGCGAAGACGATGCAGTTCATCCACACGCACAGCGCCGAGGAAATCGCCGCGAAGATGCCGGCCGACTATCAGAAGGACAAGGGGCTGTACGTGAGCGCGCTGAAGGCGTCGCTGCCGATGTACACCGCCGACGGCAGGATGCCGGCCGACGGCCCGGCCACCGTGCTGAAAGTGTTGTCGGCGTTCAACCCGTCGGTGAAGGGCAAGCATATCGACCTGGCGCGCACCTACACGAACGATTTCGTGAACGCGAAGTGA
- the fliO gene encoding flagellar biosynthetic protein FliO: protein MNVAKPGRRARVASAVAAVAAIAASLACAPAGAADMNAVNNAGAIASSVTVGSAAPSLGIGAVLQTLVGLAVVIGLVFACAWLARRFGFQHVRRGGPLKVVSSVAVGAKESATIVEIGDTWLVLGVAPGNVRLLHALPAGSAAAGATTASTGAPSGAAPSEGGLPGTFGSRFRDALAGEAAKRLGRGKDR, encoded by the coding sequence ATGAACGTGGCGAAGCCCGGCCGCCGTGCGCGCGTCGCGAGCGCGGTGGCGGCTGTCGCGGCCATCGCGGCGTCGCTCGCGTGCGCACCGGCCGGTGCCGCCGACATGAACGCGGTGAACAACGCCGGGGCGATCGCGTCGAGCGTGACCGTCGGTTCGGCCGCGCCGTCGCTGGGCATCGGCGCGGTGCTGCAGACCCTCGTCGGGCTCGCGGTCGTGATCGGTCTCGTGTTCGCGTGCGCGTGGCTCGCGCGCCGCTTCGGCTTCCAGCACGTGCGCCGCGGCGGCCCGCTGAAGGTCGTGTCGAGCGTCGCGGTGGGCGCCAAGGAAAGCGCGACGATCGTCGAGATCGGCGACACCTGGCTCGTGCTCGGCGTCGCGCCGGGCAACGTGCGACTGCTGCATGCGCTGCCGGCCGGTTCGGCGGCGGCCGGCGCGACGACCGCCTCGACCGGCGCACCTTCCGGCGCCGCGCCGTCCGAAGGCGGCCTGCCCGGCACGTTCGGCTCGCGGTTTCGCGACGCGCTCGCGGGCGAAGCCGCGAAGCGCCTCGGTCGCGGCAAGGACCGCTGA
- a CDS encoding ABC transporter ATP-binding protein, with protein MNQAVSPSTPAIEFRNVSCRFISPEGKATVALRDFSMSVARGEFIAIVGPTGCGKSTTLNLITGLLKPASGEVRVMGRPVDGIDPRIGFVFQADAVFPWRNVIDNVAAGPLFRGRSKDVAYAQAEEWIRKVGLDKFTKHYPHQLSGGMRKRVALAQTFINQPEILLMDEPFSALDMQTRTLMQDELLQLWSANKGSVVFVTHDLEEAIALADRVFVLTARPATLKRVYEIDLPRPRVTSEIRYDTRFIEISKDIWHDLREEVQIG; from the coding sequence ATGAACCAGGCAGTCTCCCCGAGCACACCGGCGATCGAGTTTCGCAACGTGTCGTGCCGCTTCATTTCGCCGGAAGGCAAGGCCACCGTCGCGCTGCGCGACTTCAGCATGAGCGTCGCGCGCGGCGAGTTCATCGCGATCGTCGGGCCGACCGGGTGCGGCAAGTCGACGACGCTGAACCTGATCACCGGGCTGCTCAAGCCCGCGTCGGGCGAAGTGCGCGTGATGGGCCGCCCGGTCGACGGGATCGACCCGCGCATCGGCTTCGTGTTCCAGGCCGACGCGGTGTTCCCGTGGCGCAACGTGATCGACAACGTCGCGGCGGGCCCGCTGTTTCGCGGCCGCTCGAAGGACGTCGCGTATGCGCAGGCCGAGGAATGGATCCGCAAGGTCGGCCTCGACAAGTTCACGAAGCACTACCCGCACCAGCTCTCCGGCGGGATGAGAAAGCGCGTCGCGCTCGCGCAGACCTTCATCAACCAGCCGGAAATCCTGCTGATGGACGAGCCGTTCTCCGCGCTCGACATGCAGACGCGCACGCTGATGCAGGACGAGCTGCTGCAGCTCTGGTCCGCGAACAAGGGTTCGGTCGTGTTCGTCACGCACGATCTCGAGGAGGCGATCGCGCTCGCCGACCGCGTGTTCGTGCTGACCGCGCGCCCCGCGACGCTCAAGCGTGTGTACGAGATCGACCTGCCGCGCCCGCGCGTCACGTCGGAGATCCGCTACGACACGCGCTTCATCGAAATTTCCAAGGACATCTGGCACGACCTGCGCGAAGAAGTGCAGATCGGCTGA
- the fliP gene encoding flagellar type III secretion system pore protein FliP (The bacterial flagellar biogenesis protein FliP forms a type III secretion system (T3SS)-type pore required for flagellar assembly.): MKHAFLHRAARFAPVLILCLAPALACAQANGLPAFNASPGPHGGTTYSLSVQTMLLLTMLSFLPAMLLMMTSFTRIIIVLSLLRQALGTATTPPNQVLVGLAMFLTFFVMSPVLDRAYNDGYKPFSDGSMPMEQAVQRGVAPFKTFMLKQTRETDLALFAKISKAAPMQGPEDVPLSLLVPAFVTSELKTGFQIGFTVFIPFLIIDMVVASVLMSMGMMMVSPSTVSLPFKLMLFVLVDGWQLLIGSLAQSFT; the protein is encoded by the coding sequence ATGAAACACGCATTCCTGCATCGCGCGGCGCGCTTCGCGCCCGTGCTGATCCTCTGCCTCGCCCCCGCGCTCGCGTGCGCGCAGGCGAACGGCCTGCCCGCGTTCAACGCGAGCCCGGGCCCGCACGGCGGCACCACCTATTCGCTGAGCGTGCAGACGATGCTGCTGCTCACGATGCTGTCGTTCCTGCCGGCGATGCTGCTGATGATGACGAGCTTCACGCGCATCATCATCGTGCTGTCGCTGCTGCGCCAGGCGCTCGGCACCGCGACGACGCCGCCGAACCAGGTGCTCGTCGGCCTCGCGATGTTCCTCACCTTCTTCGTGATGTCGCCGGTGCTCGACCGGGCCTACAACGACGGCTACAAGCCGTTTTCCGACGGCTCGATGCCGATGGAGCAGGCCGTGCAGCGCGGCGTCGCGCCGTTCAAGACCTTCATGCTGAAGCAGACCCGCGAGACCGATCTCGCGCTGTTCGCGAAGATCTCGAAGGCCGCGCCGATGCAGGGCCCGGAAGACGTGCCGCTGTCGCTGCTGGTGCCCGCGTTCGTCACGAGCGAGCTGAAGACCGGCTTCCAGATCGGCTTCACGGTCTTCATCCCGTTCCTGATCATCGATATGGTCGTCGCGAGCGTGCTGATGTCGATGGGGATGATGATGGTGTCGCCGTCCACCGTGTCGCTGCCGTTCAAGCTGATGCTGTTCGTGCTGGTCGACGGCTGGCAGCTGCTGATCGGCTCGCTCGCGCAGAGCTTCACGTAA
- a CDS encoding CidA/LrgA family protein, translated as MTKTTATAAARPAASGSIAHTGRIVLQAAALGVLWMAVDWAVRRIGLPIPSGVIGLAVLLVLLFSGRVAPAWVKDGANWLLSDMLLFFVPAAVAAVQYGGLFREDGWRIALVMLAGTAFVMVAVAVAVDLAAKLERRLAAQRVFAERRRARLATVSAH; from the coding sequence ATGACCAAGACGACCGCTACCGCCGCCGCCCGCCCCGCCGCTTCGGGCAGCATCGCGCACACGGGCCGGATCGTGCTGCAGGCCGCCGCGCTCGGCGTGCTGTGGATGGCGGTCGACTGGGCCGTGCGCAGGATCGGGCTGCCGATTCCGTCCGGCGTGATCGGCCTCGCGGTGCTCCTCGTGCTGCTGTTCTCGGGCCGCGTCGCGCCCGCGTGGGTCAAGGACGGCGCGAACTGGCTGCTGTCCGACATGCTGCTGTTCTTCGTGCCGGCCGCCGTCGCGGCCGTGCAGTACGGCGGGTTGTTCCGCGAGGACGGCTGGCGCATCGCGCTGGTGATGCTCGCCGGCACCGCTTTCGTGATGGTCGCGGTGGCCGTCGCGGTCGACCTCGCCGCGAAGCTCGAGCGCCGGCTCGCCGCGCAGCGCGTGTTCGCCGAACGCCGCCGCGCGCGCCTCGCCACCGTGTCCGCCCACTGA
- a CDS encoding ABC transporter permease yields the protein MTDMTLPPTAIPAKSLDDESRAAQTRLRRRRQLIIGLRIAVLVVVLGGWELAARLKWIDPFFFSQPTLIFAQIQDWFVNGTSQGPLLTQVWVTLEETTIGFLIGSVAGVICGIVLGRNKLMADVFGLYIQIANSIPRVVLGSIFVIALGLGMASKIALAVVMVFFVVFGNAFQGVREADRYLIANAQILGASRRQITTSVVIPSALSWILASLHVSFGFALVGAVVGEFLGSKQGIGLLISTAQGAFNASGVFAAMIVLAVVALAADYLLTWLEKRLLKWRPAAF from the coding sequence ATGACCGACATGACGCTTCCCCCCACCGCCATCCCGGCGAAGTCGCTCGACGACGAGTCGCGCGCCGCGCAAACCCGGCTGCGCCGCCGCCGGCAACTGATCATCGGCCTGCGGATCGCGGTGCTCGTCGTCGTGCTCGGCGGCTGGGAACTCGCCGCGCGGCTCAAGTGGATCGACCCGTTCTTCTTCTCGCAGCCGACGCTGATCTTCGCGCAGATCCAGGACTGGTTCGTCAACGGCACGTCGCAAGGGCCGCTGCTCACGCAGGTGTGGGTGACGCTCGAGGAAACCACGATCGGCTTCCTGATCGGCTCGGTGGCCGGCGTGATCTGCGGGATCGTGCTCGGCCGCAACAAGCTGATGGCCGACGTGTTCGGCCTGTACATCCAGATCGCGAACTCGATTCCGCGCGTCGTGCTCGGCTCGATCTTCGTGATCGCGCTCGGCCTCGGGATGGCGTCGAAGATCGCGCTGGCCGTCGTGATGGTGTTCTTCGTCGTGTTCGGCAACGCGTTCCAGGGCGTGCGCGAAGCCGACCGCTACCTGATCGCGAACGCGCAGATCCTCGGCGCGTCGCGCCGGCAGATCACGACGTCGGTCGTGATCCCGTCCGCGCTCTCGTGGATTCTCGCGAGCCTGCACGTGAGCTTCGGTTTCGCGCTGGTCGGCGCGGTCGTCGGCGAATTCCTGGGTTCCAAGCAGGGCATCGGTTTGCTAATCTCCACCGCCCAGGGCGCGTTCAACGCGAGCGGCGTGTTCGCGGCGATGATCGTGCTGGCCGTGGTCGCGCTGGCCGCCGACTACCTGCTGACCTGGCTCGAGAAGCGGCTGCTGAAGTGGCGGCCCGCGGCGTTCTGA
- a CDS encoding response regulator: MKLLLVEDNAELAHWIVNLLRGEDFAVDSVGDGERADTVLKTERYDAVLLDMRLPGISGKEVLARLRRRNDNVPVLMLTAHGSVDDKVDCFGAGADDYVVKPFESRELVARIRALIRRQAGVGTTQLVCGDLVYAFGTREFRCGETVLALRRREHAILETLMLQQNKTVSKARLMDSVFALDDEPSADAIDIYIHRLRKHLAGSTAEIITLRGLGYILRMKSAHD; this comes from the coding sequence ATGAAACTCCTGCTGGTCGAAGACAACGCCGAACTCGCGCACTGGATCGTGAACCTGCTGCGCGGCGAGGATTTCGCGGTCGACAGCGTCGGCGACGGCGAACGCGCGGACACGGTGCTGAAGACCGAACGCTACGACGCGGTGCTGCTCGACATGCGGCTGCCCGGCATCAGCGGCAAGGAAGTGCTCGCGCGGCTGCGGCGGCGCAACGACAACGTGCCGGTTCTGATGCTGACCGCGCACGGCTCGGTCGACGACAAGGTCGACTGCTTCGGCGCGGGCGCCGACGATTACGTCGTGAAGCCATTCGAGTCGCGCGAGCTGGTTGCGCGGATTCGCGCGCTGATCCGCCGGCAGGCCGGCGTCGGCACGACGCAGCTCGTGTGCGGCGATCTCGTCTATGCGTTCGGCACGCGCGAATTCCGCTGCGGCGAAACGGTGCTCGCGCTGCGCCGCCGCGAGCACGCGATCCTCGAGACGCTGATGCTGCAGCAGAACAAGACGGTATCGAAGGCGCGGCTGATGGACAGCGTGTTCGCGCTCGACGACGAGCCGAGCGCCGACGCGATCGACATCTATATTCACAGGCTGCGCAAGCATCTCGCGGGCAGCACGGCCGAGATCATCACGCTGCGCGGGCTGGGTTACATCCTGCGCATGAAGAGCGCGCACGACTGA
- a CDS encoding sensor histidine kinase, with the protein MAHSLRGRLLWWLLLPLAVFVLIAGAMSYDTARTTAALVQDSALVASARTIGEDVEWRNGLPVADVPPAALEIFESPSQDSVFYKVIDGHDRLLAGTPALDVPARHGIEPTLYDTSLDGVPLRAAAYDRQLYDEGQIETVTVVVAKTTRSRNAMVATIWRPQLVRLSLMLMLAVVLVYLGLTFELRPLMKLKDDVADRGPMELEPIRPERLQHELRPIVDAINQCIARLNTHTATQRRFIADAAHQLRTPIAVLDTQIQYAQRRGHDDAELASVLDSMQRSSRKMADVTDKLLLLAHAEATPSTLLTHRVDLAAVVSSVLEETIVLAQRRDIDLGADLGERLDVAGSDSLLTALVMNLVDNAVRYTQPGGCVTVAARRDGDAIVLDVIDNGPGIPAEARPHVFKRFYRVSADTEGSGLGLAIVREIAQAHGGSVSLAPGPGNRGIVVTVRLPAYD; encoded by the coding sequence ATGGCGCACAGCCTGCGCGGGCGATTGCTGTGGTGGCTGCTGCTGCCGCTCGCGGTGTTCGTGCTGATCGCGGGCGCGATGTCGTACGACACCGCGCGGACCACGGCCGCGCTCGTGCAGGACAGCGCGCTCGTCGCATCCGCGCGCACGATCGGCGAGGACGTCGAATGGCGCAACGGGCTGCCGGTCGCCGACGTGCCGCCGGCCGCGCTGGAGATCTTCGAATCGCCGTCGCAGGATTCGGTGTTCTACAAGGTGATCGACGGCCACGACCGCCTGCTGGCCGGCACGCCGGCACTCGACGTGCCCGCACGGCACGGCATCGAGCCGACGCTGTACGACACGTCGCTCGACGGCGTGCCGCTGCGCGCGGCGGCCTACGATCGCCAGCTTTACGACGAGGGGCAGATCGAGACGGTCACGGTCGTCGTAGCGAAAACGACCCGCTCGCGCAACGCAATGGTCGCCACGATCTGGCGGCCGCAGCTCGTGCGCCTGTCGCTGATGCTGATGCTCGCGGTGGTGCTCGTCTACCTCGGCCTCACCTTCGAGCTGCGCCCGTTGATGAAGCTGAAGGACGATGTCGCCGACCGCGGGCCGATGGAGCTGGAGCCGATCCGCCCCGAGCGGCTGCAGCACGAGCTGCGGCCGATCGTCGACGCGATCAACCAGTGCATCGCGCGGCTCAATACGCATACGGCCACGCAGCGCCGCTTCATCGCGGACGCCGCGCACCAGCTGCGCACGCCGATCGCGGTACTCGACACGCAGATCCAGTACGCGCAGCGGCGCGGCCACGACGATGCGGAACTCGCGTCGGTGCTCGACAGCATGCAGCGCAGCAGCCGCAAGATGGCCGACGTGACCGACAAGCTGCTGCTGCTCGCGCATGCGGAAGCGACGCCGTCGACGCTCTTGACCCATCGCGTCGATCTCGCGGCCGTGGTGTCGAGCGTGCTGGAGGAAACGATCGTGCTCGCGCAGCGGCGCGACATCGACCTCGGCGCCGATCTCGGCGAGCGGCTCGACGTCGCGGGCAGCGACAGCCTGCTGACCGCGCTGGTGATGAACCTCGTCGACAACGCGGTGCGCTACACGCAGCCGGGCGGCTGCGTGACGGTCGCCGCGCGGCGCGACGGCGACGCGATCGTGCTCGACGTGATCGACAACGGCCCCGGCATTCCAGCCGAGGCGCGGCCGCACGTGTTCAAGCGCTTCTACCGCGTGTCGGCCGACACCGAGGGCTCGGGCCTCGGGCTCGCGATCGTCCGCGAGATCGCGCAGGCGCACGGCGGCAGCGTGTCGCTTGCGCCGGGGCCCGGCAATCGCGGTATTGTCGTAACCGTACGGCTGCCCGCCTACGATTGA
- a CDS encoding LrgB family protein, with translation MLPLLSSLSVDQVNTAISVGCFVLTVALYFASKRLYAYRKTLLFSPLVFVPGVLVLLVLLTGIPYSVYFRDTRWLMWLLGPATIAFAVPIYDYRDLIRRHWLSLSVGVAVGIGAGVCGSLLLAKLLHLSPELQRSLMTRSVSTPFALAVSDKIHAPKDLTALFVIATGICGMLLGEIVLALVPMRTRLARGALFGAAAHGVGTAKAREIGSEEGVVSSLTMMIAGVAMVLIAPLLSLLPI, from the coding sequence ATGTTGCCGCTGCTGTCGAGCCTGTCCGTCGACCAGGTGAATACCGCGATTTCCGTCGGCTGCTTCGTGCTGACGGTCGCGCTGTATTTCGCGTCGAAGCGGCTCTACGCGTACAGGAAGACGCTGCTGTTCTCGCCGCTCGTGTTCGTGCCGGGCGTGCTGGTGCTGCTCGTGCTGCTGACCGGCATCCCGTATTCGGTCTACTTCCGCGACACGCGCTGGCTGATGTGGCTGCTCGGCCCGGCGACGATCGCGTTCGCGGTGCCGATCTACGACTATCGCGACCTGATCCGCCGCCACTGGCTGTCGCTGTCGGTCGGCGTCGCGGTCGGGATCGGCGCGGGCGTGTGCGGCTCGCTGCTGCTCGCGAAGCTGCTGCACCTGTCGCCCGAGCTGCAGCGCTCGCTGATGACGCGCTCGGTCTCGACCCCGTTCGCGCTCGCCGTCTCCGACAAGATCCATGCGCCGAAGGACCTCACCGCCCTCTTCGTGATCGCGACCGGCATCTGCGGGATGCTGCTCGGCGAGATCGTGCTCGCGCTGGTGCCGATGCGCACGCGGCTCGCGCGCGGTGCGCTGTTCGGCGCGGCCGCCCACGGCGTGGGCACCGCGAAGGCGCGCGAGATCGGCAGCGAGGAAGGCGTCGTGTCGAGTCTCACGATGATGATCGCGGGCGTCGCGATGGTGCTGATCGCGCCGCTGCTGTCGCTGTTGCCGATCTGA
- the fliM gene encoding flagellar motor switch protein FliM, whose translation MGHQEFMSQEEVDALLKGVTGETDAVDEQRDTSGVRPYNIATQERIVRGRMPGLEIINDRFARLLRIGIFNFMRRTAEISVSQVKVQKYSEFTRNLPIPTNLNLVHVKPLRGTSLFVFDPNLVFFVVDNLFGGDGRFHTRVEGRDFTATEQRIIGKLLNLVFEHYTTAWKSVRPLQFEFVRSEMHTQFANVATPNEIVIVTQFSIEFGPTGGTLHICMPYSMVEPIRDVLASPIQGEALEVDRRWVRVLSQQVQAAEVELTANLAEISSTFEKILNLRAGDVLPLEIEDTITAKVDGVPVMECGYGIFNGQYALRVQKMISAGDSMKEGGYE comes from the coding sequence ATGGGCCACCAGGAGTTCATGTCCCAGGAGGAGGTCGATGCCCTCCTCAAGGGCGTCACGGGCGAAACCGATGCAGTCGACGAGCAGCGCGACACGTCGGGCGTCCGCCCCTACAACATCGCGACGCAGGAGCGGATCGTCCGCGGCCGGATGCCCGGCCTCGAGATCATCAACGACCGCTTCGCGCGCCTGTTGCGGATCGGCATCTTCAACTTCATGCGGCGCACGGCGGAAATCTCCGTCAGCCAGGTGAAGGTGCAGAAGTACAGCGAGTTCACCCGCAACCTGCCGATCCCGACGAACCTGAACCTCGTGCACGTGAAGCCGCTGCGCGGCACGTCGCTGTTCGTGTTCGACCCGAACCTCGTGTTCTTCGTCGTCGACAACCTGTTCGGCGGCGACGGGCGCTTCCACACGCGCGTCGAGGGCCGCGATTTCACGGCCACCGAGCAGCGGATCATCGGCAAGCTGCTGAACCTCGTGTTCGAGCACTACACGACCGCGTGGAAGAGCGTGCGGCCGCTGCAGTTCGAATTCGTGCGCTCGGAGATGCACACGCAGTTCGCGAACGTCGCGACGCCGAACGAGATCGTGATCGTCACGCAGTTCTCGATCGAGTTCGGGCCGACGGGCGGCACGCTGCACATCTGCATGCCGTACTCGATGGTCGAGCCGATCCGCGACGTGCTCGCATCGCCGATCCAGGGCGAGGCGCTCGAAGTCGACCGCCGCTGGGTGCGCGTGCTGTCGCAGCAGGTGCAGGCCGCCGAGGTCGAGCTGACCGCGAATCTCGCCGAGATCTCGTCGACCTTCGAGAAGATCCTGAACCTGCGCGCGGGCGACGTGCTGCCGCTGGAGATCGAGGACACGATCACCGCGAAGGTCGACGGCGTGCCGGTGATGGAATGCGGCTACGGAATTTTCAATGGTCAATATGCGTTGCGCGTGCAGAAGATGATCAGCGCGGGCGACTCGATGAAGGAAGGTGGATATGAGTGA
- the fliQ gene encoding flagellar biosynthesis protein FliQ, producing the protein MTPEQVMTLAHQAMMVGLLLSAPLLLVALAVGLVVSLFQAATQINEATLSFIPKLLAVAATLVIAGPWMMTTMLDYLRQTLLHVATLGVG; encoded by the coding sequence ATGACGCCCGAACAGGTGATGACCCTCGCGCACCAGGCCATGATGGTCGGCCTGCTGCTCTCCGCCCCGCTGCTGCTGGTCGCGCTCGCGGTCGGCCTCGTCGTGAGCCTGTTCCAGGCCGCGACGCAGATCAACGAAGCGACGCTGTCGTTCATCCCGAAGCTGCTCGCGGTCGCCGCGACGCTCGTGATCGCCGGTCCGTGGATGATGACGACGATGCTCGACTACCTGCGGCAGACGCTGCTGCACGTCGCGACGCTTGGCGTCGGCTGA
- the fliR gene encoding flagellar biosynthetic protein FliR produces MFSVTYAQLNGWLTAFLWPFVRMLALVATAPVVGHASVPARVKIGLAAFMALVVAPTLGAMPDVTVFSAQGIWILVTQFLIGAAMGFTMQIVFAAVEAAGDFIGLSMGLGFATFFDPHTSGATPVMGRFLNAVAMLAFLAVDGHLQVFAALTASFQSLPVSADLLHAPGWRTLAAFGTTVFEMGLLLSLPVVAALLITNLALGILNRAAPQIGVFQIGFPVTMLVGLLLVQLMVPNLVPFVSHLFDMGLDAMGRVLTGWR; encoded by the coding sequence ATGTTCTCGGTTACCTACGCGCAGCTCAACGGCTGGCTCACGGCGTTCCTGTGGCCGTTCGTGCGGATGCTTGCGCTCGTCGCGACCGCGCCCGTCGTGGGCCACGCATCGGTGCCCGCGCGCGTGAAGATCGGCCTGGCCGCGTTCATGGCGCTGGTCGTCGCGCCGACGCTCGGCGCGATGCCGGACGTCACCGTGTTTTCCGCGCAGGGCATCTGGATCCTCGTCACGCAGTTCCTGATCGGCGCCGCGATGGGCTTCACGATGCAGATCGTGTTCGCGGCCGTCGAGGCGGCCGGCGACTTCATCGGGTTGTCGATGGGGCTCGGCTTCGCCACCTTCTTCGATCCGCACACGAGCGGCGCGACGCCCGTGATGGGCCGCTTCCTGAACGCGGTCGCGATGCTCGCGTTCCTCGCGGTGGACGGCCACCTGCAGGTGTTCGCCGCGCTCACCGCGTCGTTCCAGTCGCTGCCGGTGTCGGCCGACCTGCTGCACGCGCCCGGCTGGCGCACGCTCGCCGCGTTCGGCACGACGGTATTCGAGATGGGGCTGCTGCTCTCGCTGCCGGTGGTCGCGGCGCTCCTGATCACGAACCTCGCGCTCGGCATCCTGAACCGCGCGGCACCGCAGATCGGCGTGTTCCAGATCGGCTTTCCCGTCACGATGCTCGTCGGGCTGTTGCTCGTGCAGCTGATGGTGCCGAACCTCGTGCCGTTCGTGTCGCACCTGTTCGACATGGGGCTCGATGCGATGGGAAGGGTGTTGACCGGCTGGCGCTGA
- the fliL gene encoding flagellar basal body-associated protein FliL codes for MHATRHHARIHMASTTANPTADKPASSGKFKRIALIAVIALGAAAAAAGGMYVFLSKEGVGHASAPAEPAPLAAPVFFPLDPLTVNLQSDDGAQHYLRVGLSLKLTDPKAQEQLTARMPEIRSRILLALSNKHPEDLATPDGKRSLAKELRELIEQPTQPGNQRAKVDDVLFTEFVVQ; via the coding sequence ATGCATGCTACGAGACATCACGCACGCATCCACATGGCCTCCACGACCGCAAACCCGACCGCCGACAAGCCGGCTTCGTCCGGCAAGTTCAAGCGCATCGCGCTCATCGCCGTCATCGCGCTGGGCGCGGCGGCCGCCGCAGCCGGCGGCATGTACGTGTTCCTGAGCAAGGAAGGCGTCGGCCATGCGAGCGCGCCCGCCGAGCCGGCGCCGCTGGCCGCGCCGGTGTTCTTCCCGCTCGACCCGCTGACCGTGAACCTGCAGTCCGACGACGGCGCGCAGCACTACCTGCGCGTCGGCCTGTCGCTGAAGCTCACCGACCCGAAGGCGCAGGAGCAGCTGACCGCGCGGATGCCCGAGATCCGCAGCCGGATCCTGCTCGCGCTGTCGAACAAGCATCCCGAGGATCTGGCGACGCCGGACGGCAAACGTTCGCTCGCGAAGGAACTGCGGGAACTGATCGAGCAGCCGACGCAGCCGGGCAACCAGCGCGCGAAGGTCGACGACGTGCTGTTCACCGAATTCGTCGTCCAGTAA
- the fliN gene encoding flagellar motor switch protein FliN, with protein MSELNQTPEDDAQAMADAALAASAAAAQAAPAAAEEDPGMDDWAAALAEQNQQPVQPGATGAGVFQPLSKAAASSTHNDIEMILDIPVKMTVELGRTKIAIRNLLQLAQGSVVELDGMAGEPMDVLVNGCLIAQGEVVVVNDKFGIRLTDIITPAERIRKLNR; from the coding sequence ATGAGTGAGCTGAACCAGACGCCCGAGGACGACGCGCAAGCGATGGCCGACGCGGCCCTCGCGGCCTCGGCCGCCGCCGCGCAGGCGGCGCCGGCCGCAGCGGAGGAAGATCCGGGCATGGACGACTGGGCCGCCGCGCTCGCCGAGCAGAACCAGCAGCCGGTGCAGCCGGGCGCGACGGGCGCCGGCGTGTTCCAGCCGCTGTCGAAGGCCGCGGCCAGCTCGACGCACAACGACATCGAGATGATCCTCGACATCCCGGTCAAGATGACCGTGGAGCTCGGCCGCACGAAGATCGCGATCCGCAACCTGCTGCAGCTCGCGCAGGGTTCGGTCGTCGAGCTGGACGGCATGGCCGGCGAGCCGATGGACGTGCTCGTGAACGGCTGCCTGATCGCGCAGGGCGAGGTGGTGGTCGTCAACGACAAGTTCGGCATCCGCCTGACCGACATCATCACGCCGGCCGAACGCATCCGGAAGCTGAATCGATGA